In Caloramator sp. E03, the sequence ACTCCAAAATGAGTAAAAAGCATTTCTCCAAAATCTTTATAGACTATTTTATTTTTATGTTTAACGGATATTTCAACGTTTTTAAGCGAAAGCCCCATAAGCTCCTTTACCCATTCTTCTTCTGCTATTAGAGGAACAAGTGAAGGTCTTATATCTATTATGCTATGTCCTAACTTTTTAGCAAAATAGTACCCATCTCCTGTAGAACCTGTTAAAGGATAGGATTTACCACCAGTTGCAAGTATTATAGAATCACACTTTATTTTTTCTCCTCCTTCAATTTCAACTCCCCATATTTTTCCTTTAAAATCAATAATGTCAGTAACTTTAGTATTTAGCATTATTTTTACATTGTTCTCATTCAAATACTTTTCAAAGCATTTTATAATATCACTTGATTTATCAGACTCTGGAAATACCCTTCCTCCTCTTTCTACCTTCAGCTTAACCCCCTTATCTTCTATCATCTTCATCAAATCGTAGTTTGAAAATGTATAAAGGGCACTGTACATAAAATTAGCATTGGTAGTTATATTTTTTATTATCTCTTCAATATCTTTATCAGTAGTTATGTTACATCTTCCTTTTCCTGTAATAAAGAGCTTCTTACCCAATTTTTCATTTTTCTCAATGAGTATAACCTCTTTTCCTCTTTTTCCTGCAATAATAGCTGCCATCATGCCAGCAGCTCCACCACCAACAACAACTACACGACTCATATCTCTATCTCCTTTAAATGGCAAGTATCATTTATTAAAAGTATGTCATAACTTTCCCCATCATATTCAAGTATATTAAGTGATGTATTATCCTGCCTTATTTTATGTATATTTGTAACTTCCATACCCATAAGAACTGAAAGCATTACCTTTATTGTAATGCCATGAGATACAATCAATATATTCTTTTCTTTATTTTCATTTAATATTTTTTCTAATTTACCAATTGCTCTTGAAACTATATCCGGTATCTTCTCTGCATTAGGAATAATTGCAAGATGAGGGCTTTTTCGCCATACATTATAAATATCATTATACTTTTCTTGAATTATATTAAAGTTAAGTCCTTCCCAATCTCCAAGACTTATTTCTCTAAACTCTTTGCATTTTTCAACTTCCTTGTTATGTTCTTTAGCTATAATACATGCTGTTTCATAAGCTCTTTTCAAGTCACTTGAATAAAACAAATCTATATTCTCATCCTTTAATCTTTTAGCAATGGCCATAGCTTGTACTCTTCCCTCATAAGATAAAGGTATATCATTACTGCATCCCTGGGCACGTTGAATTTTATTCCATTCGGTTTCTCCATGCCTTACAATATATATCTTTGACATAACATTACCTCCACAGCTTATAAATTATAACAATAATAAGAATAACATAATTTATTATCATAAAAAAGTAAAAATGTATAAAAAAGAACCCTCTTACGAGGGCTCTTTATATTTATATTTAATAATTTCCTTGTGCATACATTGCATCAGCAACTTTAATAAATCCAGCGATATTAGCGCCTGCAACAAGGTTGTAACCAAATCCATATTCTTCAGAAGCTTTTTTGCAGTTATTGAATATATTTACCATAATCTGATGAAGCTTTGCATCAACTTCTTCAGCAGTCCAGGATAATCTCATGCTGTTTTGTGACATCTCAAGTGCTGATGTTGCAACTCCTCCAGCATTTGCAGCCTTTGCAGGGCCAACAATAACACCATGCTCAATAAAATACTGAACAGCTTCATTTGTACATGGCATGTTTGCACCTTCACATACAAATTTTACTCCGTTTGCTACAATGGCTTTTGCATGCTCTAATGTTATATCGTTTTGAACAGCACATGGCATTACTATGTCAACTTTAACTCCCCATGGCTTTTCTCCTGGGAAGAACTGAACACCAAATTTATCGGCATAATCCTTTACTCTTGCACCTTTGTTAACTCTTAACATTTCTACTAAGTAGTCTATTTTCTCTCCTACAACTCCATCTGGATCATAAATATATCCATCTGGACCTGATAAAGTTACTACCTTACCACCAAGCTGTTCAATTTTTTTACAAGCACCCCATGCAACATTACCAAAGCCTGAAAGTGCAACTGTCTTTCCTTCAAAGCTTTCTCCTTCATGTTTTAACATTTCCTGGCAGAAATATGAAACTCCATACCCTGTTGCCTCTGGCCTTATTAAACTTCCTCCATAGGATAATCCTTTTCCAGTTAGAACTCCGTTTTCAAAAACTCCTTTTATTCTTCTATACTGTCCATATAAATATCCAATTTCCCTTGCTCCAACTCCTATATCTCCTGCAGGAACATCAATATCAGGGCCTATATGTTTATATAGCTCTGTCATAAAGCTTTGACAAAATCTCATTATTTCTCCATCAGATTTTCCTCTTGGATCAAAATCAGAGCCTCCCTTACCTCCTCCTATTGGGAGTCCTGTCAAAGAGTTCTTTAATACCTGTTCAAATCCAAGGAATTTAATAATTCCAATATATACAGAGGGATGAAATCTTAATCCTCCTTTATATGGTCCTATAGCTCCATTAAACTGAACTCTGAATCCACGGTTAACCTGTACGTTTCCTTCATCATCAACCCATGGAACTCTGAAAATTATCTGTCTTTCTGGTTCACAAAATCTTTCAAGCAAGTTTTCTTTGATGTATTCTGGATGTTTTTCTAATACTGGAGTCAGAGAACTTAAAACTTCCTCAACCGCCTGCAAAAATTCTGGTTCATTTGGGTTTCTCTTTTTAACCCTTTCAATCACTTGACTAATGTACTCAGCCGGGGTAAGATTTTCCTTTGCCATATAAAAGCCTCCTCAATAATAAAAATAAAATAAAAATTCAATTCACAATTTCATTATGAATTAATAATTGTTTTTTTTCAACACCAGAATACTATATTATTCAAGTTTTAATTCAAATTATCACAGTTTTCTTTCACTTTTCTCTATTTTCTAATCCATTTCATATATTACGAATTGTCTGATAATTATTTAACTATTATACATCATTAGTTCCCCTTGCCCTATAGGTATATATATTATATTCTTCCCATATATTTTCAAGAGTTTTAAAGGTTTCAGATATGTTCTCCTTTTCCCTTAAGCCTACTGCTACAATTAATGCGTTTATAAGGCTAAGTGGCGCAACAAGAGAATCAACAAAAGAAGCCATATTGCTTTGGGCTATTAAAGTAAGATCCGAATAGGATGCCAAAGGTGATAAAAGGCTATCAGTTATGGCAACTACTTTCGCACCTTTACTGTTTGCGAATTTTAAGGCTTCTACCGTTCTACTTGAATACCTTGGAAAACCTATACCAATTACCATATCCCCCTCTCCAACTCTTAGGAGTTGTTCAAATATATCGCTTACTCCATTTGATACAACTTTAACATTATCAAGTATAAGTCCAAGATAAAATCCCAAAAAATCCGCAAGAGCCTGTGAACTTCTAAAACCAACTATATAAATTCTTTTTGCATTAAATATTTCATTAACAACGCTATCAAAAATGCTGCTATTAATCTTTTCTAATGTAACCCTTATATTTTCCATATCGGCCTTCAAAACGCTTTTTAAGGCATTTTCTTCACTTATAAAATCACTTGATATTTCAATTCTTTGAACAGCCGTCAGCTTATTTTTTATTAACTCTTGAAGAGCTGTCTGAAGCTTTGGATAACCACTAAATCCAAGTTCATTAGCAAATCTAACTACTGTTGATTCACTAACCCCTACTGTATTTCCAAGTTTTGCAGCAGTCATGAAAGCAGCTTTATCATAATGCTTTAGAATAAACTCAGCTATAAGCTTTTGCCCTTTGCTCATCCTTGGAAATCTAATTTGTATAAGTTTCATAAGATCATATTTATTGTTGCTTAAGTCTTTTTCCATGACATCACACCTCATATCTAAAAATAAAGAATTCTGCAAGAAAATTTATTATGAATTTCTTTTTTGCATGTTCATTTTATCATTTTTTTCATATATTTGCAATATATCCTTCAAATTATTTCAGGTGTGATTCGCTTGTATCATATATTGATAAGATGTCCTTGCCATCTTTTCTTGCAAGTCCGAATATTATACCCCTTTGTTTAAGATTTTTATTTAGAAAATCAACAACTTTGTACATATTCTCATACTCATCAAATTCCATTATAGCAATTAGTTTTAAATTCTCATGTTTAATATTCATGCTAAACCTCCCTAAACCATTGTGAAACGTCTTTAAGTATTTTAAAATTTGTAAGATCATAATGAAGAGGTGTTACCGTTACAAATCCCCTTTTAATATTATATACATCTGTGTTTTCCTCATCAATATCATTAGGTGTACCTGTTAAGCTGTATCCTATCGTACCATCTTCCATAGCTGACTCAATATAGCAGTTTTGATATATCCTGTTCCCCAACTGACATACCTTTATTCCTTTTATTTTATCCCTATCAATAGGAGGAACGTTTATATTAAGAACTATATCTTCTGACATATTATTTTTAACAGAATATCTTAATATTATCTTTGCATACTCAGCAGCAGCTCTATATATATTTCTATCTTGAAAGTCCAAAGTTTCATCATATCCTAAAGACACTGCTATAGAAGGTATTTTATAAATTGCGCCTTCAATAGCAGCAGATACTGTTCCAGAATAAATTACATCTGTGCCAAGATTATACCCCTGATTTATTCCTGATATTATTTTATCAAACTTATATGATGAAATTTTGTCAATTGCAATTTTAACACAATCAACTGGCGTACCATCAACGCTAAATGCCTTTGATTTTATTCCTTCAATCTTTACTTCTCTTATAACAAGAGGTCTATGAAGTGTAAGTGAATGCCCGCTGGCACTTCTTTGTTCACTTGGTGCAACTACAATAACATCATTTTCCTCCTCTATTTGCTTAACAAGTGTATGTAACCCAGGTGAATTTATCCCATCATCATTTGTAATCAGTATTCTCATATATATACCTCCATTTTATATATCATATTTATTATATATTTATATTTAAATAAACATACTAATTGTATGCTGTATTTTATTGAAAGGGTGCATAATAATGATTCAAATAGACGACGCAGGAAGTGGAAGCCTTGTTGGAGGAACTATTATTGGAATAATACGGACTGAGACATTAGATTATTTTTACGACATAATTCCTATTGAATTATTTAAAACTCCATATTTTGAAGAAAAAAAATATAAAGATTATTGTATTAACATAATAAAAGAAGGCTTTGAAAACTTAAAGGTTTCAAAGGATGAAAATGTTCAAATTTGCCAAGGTTATATATTTGACAAGGCAAGGGATTATTTAAAAGAAAAAGGATATAATTTTTTAAGTGTAAAAATCTCTGAACCACTTCAGAGCATTATAGAAGAAACATTTATGGACTATGCAATAGGCCTTGGCATACCATTAGACTATCTCCAATATACTAAATATCCTTTTCATTTTCATAGGCTTTTAAAATGGGTTTTAGCTGATTATAAAGAAAGACAAAAACTTTGTAAAACCGGATGGAACAGCTATAAAAAATACAGCTCAGTAAAAACCGAGCATTATACTGATTATCTTTTTAGCCCTAACTTTAGATGTTTAAAATGTGGTAATATAATAAAAGTACCATCTAAAGTCAGCGTAATTAGATTTATAACAAATAAAGAGTATTTTATATATCTTCATGAAGGCTGCTATTCTTCTCAATAGCAATAAGGCAAGGTGCTTCCTCCCTATTTATAAAACTTACTTCCATTATTGAATATTTTTTGGGGCTTAATTCCTTCAAATATTTTAATATATATTCCCTTTCTTTTTTGCCTTCCTCATGGGGATAAGCAACTATTGTAATCAAACCTCCAGGCAATAATAGTTTTAAGCCCTTTTCTAAAGCTGCTATAGTAGTTTCAGGTTTTGTAACTATATTTTTATTACCTTTAGGAAGATATCCAAGGTTAAACATTACTGCCTTTACTCCATCAGTTATATATTTATCCATATTTTCATGTCCATCATTAATCAGTATAACATTGCTTATATTATTTTTCTTTAATATTATGTTAAAATTATCTACTGCCACCTTTTGTATATCAAAAGAATATACTTTTCCATATTTTACTATACCACTTAAAAACAAAGTATCATTTCCATTTCCAAGAGTAGCATCAACAACTATATCTTCACTATTTAGTTTTTTTTCGATTAAATTCTTAGCCATGCCAGTAGCTTTTATAATTATATCAAACATCATATACCTCCTTTGGTATTTTAAAATATACTATTGTACCTTCTTCAATGGAACTTTCAATTTTAAAATAAGTATTTTCTCCATAGAGCCTTTTTAACCTTTCCCTTGTAATTTTAAGCCCAAAGCCAGATTCCATCTTTAAAACCTTTTCATATTCTTCCCTTGTCATTCCTACGCCTGTATCCTTTATTATAAACTCAACAAAGTCTTCATTCTCTTGTGCGTTTATATAAATATCTCCACCTATTAGTTTTGGAGAAATACCATGTTTTATTGAATTTTCAACTAAAGGCTGAAAAATAAGAAATGGGATATACATATTTATTATATCTGAAGGCAAATTAATATAAAGATTAATATCATTAGAATATATTATACTTGCTATTGAAAAATATATTTTTAATAGACTTATTTCTTCATTAAGTTTTATTATTCCTTCATTATTGTTCATAATACTTTTTAAATAAGTATTAATATTCACAAGAAGCTCATGCGACTTTATTGAGTCTATGCGACAAAGTTTTGCAATAAAGTTAAGCGAATCAAATAGAAAATTATTATATATTTTTTCTTTATTAAGTATGAAATATAAGGAATAATCTTTAATCCTTAAAACTCTCTTTCTCTTCTTTATAATCTCGTATTTTTCTTTTATAAACTCAAGTATATACTTATACATTTTTTTAATCAACCTACCACCCCTCATTATATCTTTGTTTTATTTATAATGTTTTTATTTAATTTTAATTACAAATTACACAAAAAAGTTCAGGATGCTCCTGAACTTTTAAAGGGATTTTATATATTCTACTTCTGACTTTGTAAGATATCTCCACTGCCCTTCCTTAAGATTTCCAAGGCTTAATCTACCTATTTTAATCCTTTTTAAAGCAACTACAGGATGACCAATTGCATCACACATCTTTCTAACTTGCCGGTTCTTTCCTTCATGGATAGTTATTTCAACTTCGCATAGCCCTCCTTTTACATTAAGTATTTTAATTTCAGCTGGTGATGTAATATAATCATCTATTTTAAGCCCATTTTTAAACTTTTCTATTTCATCCTTACTGGGAGTTCCCTTTATAATTGCTATATAGACTTTGTCAATCTCTTTTGAAGGATGAGTCAGTTTAAAAGCTACATCTCCATCATTAGTCAATATCAAAAGACCAGAAGTATCATAATCAAGCCTTCCTACTGGATAAATTCTTTCTTTTATCTTTACAACATCAAGTACTGTTTTCCTATTATATTCATCTTTTGCTGAAGTTATTACTTCAACAGGTTTGTTTAACATTATATATATCTTCTTATCCTTTGGTTTTATTACTTTCCCATCAACTTTAACAATGTCCTTTTCATCATCAATTATAGTAATGTCAGTTATTTTTTTATCATTAACTTTTACTCTCCCTTGAAATATTATTTCTTCGCACTTCCTTCTTGATGCAACTCCACATCGTGCCATATATTTTTGAAGCCTTTCTTTCATCACAACACCTCATAAAAAAATTTCTGTTTTTAAATTATAATTCAATACTCAAATAATGGCAATATTGTTATTTTGTCTGTTTGAATAAACAAATTATTAACAAATATAAAATTTCAAAATCCTATTATTAATCTTTATTTTTATATTTTACTTTGAGCAGTATACCAAAATTTTTTAATGCATATAATATATTGCAAGTTTTGTTTTTAATAATTTCATATTTGTACTCATGTATACCATGGTTGTTTTCGTTAATTTATTTACCTAAATTTATCATACTTATAATACATTATTGATATTAACTTTATCAAAATATATTTTAAAAACTTAGGAAAATATTCTTTATTTTTGTATACAATCTTGCTATAATTATTAATGTAATTTAGATTTTGCAATTTTTATTTTAAAATATTGCATTGGAGGTTATAAGATGAAAAAAGAGTTCTCATTAAGTAATGATAAGGTTATGATAAATTTTACTGCCAAATATTGCGATACTCCTGAAAAACTTTTAAATAGTGAAGGCTTTAACAGATTCCTTAAGGCTTACTTAAAAAAAATAGAGCGAAAAAACAGTGCTATATATAAATATTTAACCGAATGCTTTAAAATTTCTGATATGGATTTTATAGAAAAAGAAATGGTAAAAGTTTTTAAAATGTTAGTAACTCTGAGCGTTTCTGAAATAATAGAATTAAATCCTTTATACAAACCACTTTTAACACAACCAGAAAATTTTACTGACATGGTTGAAGACTTATACAGGTTCTGGAGGCGACTTGAAAGGTATACCATAATTTCAGACAACAAAACAAACGAGGGACTTCAAAACGTTAGCTTTATTGATGCTAACACTCAATTCTCAACACTTATTTTAAATCTTTACAGAAAAATAAGTGAAAACGTAAGCAAAATAAGACCTAACGTCTACAGACAACTTCCTGCAGGTGCTAACGCTGCCCTTGTACTAACACATTACAATTGGCAATGTCCTGATGAATATAAAACTTTAATGGAAATACCTTTTATTGAAACAATATCCCTTGATCCTCCCTTTATTGCTTATCCAAAGAAAAACACAAGGGAAGGATTCTTTAGCGAAATATATTATAATCCTCTTAAAGATTGCACAATAAACCCCGATCACTGGTTCTGCTATCCTGCAAAAGTTGGAAGCCTTCTTGCTTTCATATACTTTCATAGGGATTTTATGTCTCACGGAATATCACTATGCAATCTTTTTGAACTTGCAACAAAGGAAGAATGTATTGGAGCAAAACCTGATATTATCTATGTATTTGGTGCAAGAGATATTTCACAAAATGTAAAAACTGTCTTCTTTGATGATAATACAAACAACATAATGATGGGATATGTTAGTTATGGGGATGCTATAGATTATTTTGGATATATGAAAAAGATGACCTTAACACTTCATAACCTCATTATGATAAAAAAAGGTTATCTACCAATACACGGAGCTATGGTAAGCATAACATTAAAAAATGGAAGACATTCTAATATCATAATTGTAGGAGATAGTGGTGCTGGAAAGAGTGAAACTCTTGAAGCCTTTAGAAGCCTTAGTGAGGATTATATAAGCGACATGATAGTAATATTTGATGACATGGGAGTTATTAAGCCAAATGGCAATTACAAGCCCCTTGCTTATGGAACTGAAATAGGTGCCTTTGTAAGGCTTGATGATTTAGATCCTGGTTATGCTTTTAGGGAACTTGATAGAAGTATATTCATGAATCCAGATAAGGTTAATGCAAGACTCGTTATTCCTATTACAAGCTATAAAGACATAATGAGGGGTTACCCTGTTGATATGTTCCTTTATGCTAACAACTATGAAGATGTAGAAGAAAACATGCCCTATCTTGAATTTTTCAGCGATACTGATAAAGCAATTGAAGTATTTAAAGCTGGTGCAAGACTTGCAAAAGGAACAACCTCCGAAAGGGGACTTGTTAAATCCTATTTTGCTAATCCATTTGGTCCATATCAAAGGCAAAAGGAAACCGATATACTGCTAAATGAATACTTTGAAATGTTCTATAAGACAGGTGTAAAAGTAGGTCAAATTAAAACTTGCCTTGGAATACAAGGCAAAGAGAAATCTGGCCCTAAGAATGCAGCATTAAAGCTTTTTGAAGAAATAAATAACTTATAAAAAAAGAATGCCTTAAATAAGAGTTTTTATTTAAGGCATTCTTTTTTATGTAGTACATATTGATTACTCATTTTTTTGCTAAGTCTACGCCCAAGATATTGACAAAACTTAATAGATATAATAAAATCATTTATACCTCCCCGGGGTATTTATAATGTGAGTACAGAAAGGAGAATTAATATGAATAAGAGAAATGCTAAATCCATTCAAAGCTGGTCTTGGATACTGCTCATTATATTTTTAATTTTATCAATAATAAATTATAAATTTGGATTACTTGGGATTATATGCATGAGTGCTCCTTTATATCATGCAATAAGAGGTAATGGAAAAATTCATTGCTCCCATTACTGTCCAAGAGGTTCACTCCTTGGAAAATTCTTATCAAATATGAGCCTAAAAAATAAAT encodes:
- a CDS encoding phosphoenolpyruvate carboxykinase, coding for MKKEFSLSNDKVMINFTAKYCDTPEKLLNSEGFNRFLKAYLKKIERKNSAIYKYLTECFKISDMDFIEKEMVKVFKMLVTLSVSEIIELNPLYKPLLTQPENFTDMVEDLYRFWRRLERYTIISDNKTNEGLQNVSFIDANTQFSTLILNLYRKISENVSKIRPNVYRQLPAGANAALVLTHYNWQCPDEYKTLMEIPFIETISLDPPFIAYPKKNTREGFFSEIYYNPLKDCTINPDHWFCYPAKVGSLLAFIYFHRDFMSHGISLCNLFELATKEECIGAKPDIIYVFGARDISQNVKTVFFDDNTNNIMMGYVSYGDAIDYFGYMKKMTLTLHNLIMIKKGYLPIHGAMVSITLKNGRHSNIIIVGDSGAGKSETLEAFRSLSEDYISDMIVIFDDMGVIKPNGNYKPLAYGTEIGAFVRLDDLDPGYAFRELDRSIFMNPDKVNARLVIPITSYKDIMRGYPVDMFLYANNYEDVEENMPYLEFFSDTDKAIEVFKAGARLAKGTTSERGLVKSYFANPFGPYQRQKETDILLNEYFEMFYKTGVKVGQIKTCLGIQGKEKSGPKNAALKLFEEINNL
- a CDS encoding MurR/RpiR family transcriptional regulator, which codes for MEKDLSNNKYDLMKLIQIRFPRMSKGQKLIAEFILKHYDKAAFMTAAKLGNTVGVSESTVVRFANELGFSGYPKLQTALQELIKNKLTAVQRIEISSDFISEENALKSVLKADMENIRVTLEKINSSIFDSVVNEIFNAKRIYIVGFRSSQALADFLGFYLGLILDNVKVVSNGVSDIFEQLLRVGEGDMVIGIGFPRYSSRTVEALKFANSKGAKVVAITDSLLSPLASYSDLTLIAQSNMASFVDSLVAPLSLINALIVAVGLREKENISETFKTLENIWEEYNIYTYRARGTNDV
- a CDS encoding pseudouridine synthase; translation: MKERLQKYMARCGVASRRKCEEIIFQGRVKVNDKKITDITIIDDEKDIVKVDGKVIKPKDKKIYIMLNKPVEVITSAKDEYNRKTVLDVVKIKERIYPVGRLDYDTSGLLILTNDGDVAFKLTHPSKEIDKVYIAIIKGTPSKDEIEKFKNGLKIDDYITSPAEIKILNVKGGLCEVEITIHEGKNRQVRKMCDAIGHPVVALKRIKIGRLSLGNLKEGQWRYLTKSEVEYIKSL
- the surE gene encoding 5'/3'-nucleotidase SurE, with amino-acid sequence MRILITNDDGINSPGLHTLVKQIEEENDVIVVAPSEQRSASGHSLTLHRPLVIREVKIEGIKSKAFSVDGTPVDCVKIAIDKISSYKFDKIISGINQGYNLGTDVIYSGTVSAAIEGAIYKIPSIAVSLGYDETLDFQDRNIYRAAAEYAKIILRYSVKNNMSEDIVLNINVPPIDRDKIKGIKVCQLGNRIYQNCYIESAMEDGTIGYSLTGTPNDIDEENTDVYNIKRGFVTVTPLHYDLTNFKILKDVSQWFREV
- a CDS encoding histidine phosphatase family protein encodes the protein MSKIYIVRHGETEWNKIQRAQGCSNDIPLSYEGRVQAMAIAKRLKDENIDLFYSSDLKRAYETACIIAKEHNKEVEKCKEFREISLGDWEGLNFNIIQEKYNDIYNVWRKSPHLAIIPNAEKIPDIVSRAIGKLEKILNENKEKNILIVSHGITIKVMLSVLMGMEVTNIHKIRQDNTSLNILEYDGESYDILLINDTCHLKEIEI
- a CDS encoding sensor histidine kinase; the encoded protein is MIKKMYKYILEFIKEKYEIIKKRKRVLRIKDYSLYFILNKEKIYNNFLFDSLNFIAKLCRIDSIKSHELLVNINTYLKSIMNNNEGIIKLNEEISLLKIYFSIASIIYSNDINLYINLPSDIINMYIPFLIFQPLVENSIKHGISPKLIGGDIYINAQENEDFVEFIIKDTGVGMTREEYEKVLKMESGFGLKITRERLKRLYGENTYFKIESSIEEGTIVYFKIPKEVYDV
- a CDS encoding tRNA (mnm(5)s(2)U34)-methyltransferase — protein: MFDIIIKATGMAKNLIEKKLNSEDIVVDATLGNGNDTLFLSGIVKYGKVYSFDIQKVAVDNFNIILKKNNISNVILINDGHENMDKYITDGVKAVMFNLGYLPKGNKNIVTKPETTIAALEKGLKLLLPGGLITIVAYPHEEGKKEREYILKYLKELSPKKYSIMEVSFINREEAPCLIAIEKNSSLHEDI
- the gdhA gene encoding NADP-specific glutamate dehydrogenase — encoded protein: MAKENLTPAEYISQVIERVKKRNPNEPEFLQAVEEVLSSLTPVLEKHPEYIKENLLERFCEPERQIIFRVPWVDDEGNVQVNRGFRVQFNGAIGPYKGGLRFHPSVYIGIIKFLGFEQVLKNSLTGLPIGGGKGGSDFDPRGKSDGEIMRFCQSFMTELYKHIGPDIDVPAGDIGVGAREIGYLYGQYRRIKGVFENGVLTGKGLSYGGSLIRPEATGYGVSYFCQEMLKHEGESFEGKTVALSGFGNVAWGACKKIEQLGGKVVTLSGPDGYIYDPDGVVGEKIDYLVEMLRVNKGARVKDYADKFGVQFFPGEKPWGVKVDIVMPCAVQNDITLEHAKAIVANGVKFVCEGANMPCTNEAVQYFIEHGVIVGPAKAANAGGVATSALEMSQNSMRLSWTAEEVDAKLHQIMVNIFNNCKKASEEYGFGYNLVAGANIAGFIKVADAMYAQGNY
- a CDS encoding DUF4264 family protein translates to MNIKHENLKLIAIMEFDEYENMYKVVDFLNKNLKQRGIIFGLARKDGKDILSIYDTSESHLK
- a CDS encoding NAD(P)/FAD-dependent oxidoreductase, giving the protein MSRVVVVGGGAAGMMAAIIAGKRGKEVILIEKNEKLGKKLFITGKGRCNITTDKDIEEIIKNITTNANFMYSALYTFSNYDLMKMIEDKGVKLKVERGGRVFPESDKSSDIIKCFEKYLNENNVKIMLNTKVTDIIDFKGKIWGVEIEGGEKIKCDSIILATGGKSYPLTGSTGDGYYFAKKLGHSIIDIRPSLVPLIAEEEWVKELMGLSLKNVEISVKHKNKIVYKDFGEMLFTHFGVSGPIILSASRKIIDILPQKVEVLIDLKPALDYNELDRRILRDFEMFKNKQFKNSLNELLPSKIIPVVIKLSGIDAEKQVNSITKDERKNIVKLLKEFKITITGTRPIEEAIITAGGVNVKEIDPSTMESKIVKGLYIVGELLDVDALTGGFNLQIAFSTGYCAGLNC